A single genomic interval of bacterium harbors:
- a CDS encoding thioredoxin family protein produces MKRLLFSLVALFLVFSSARADTEIRGDHVQIRLVPLPPLSDRSPAFGIEFRIDPDWHIYWRNPGDSGAAPKFKVEAKGGQVRGPEWPAPERIPYGTLTNYGYNRRVLFPFQAQLNPGSDELDLTIGLEWLVCKVDCIPGFGKLATVLRPDAAVPAPAADPAHPLPQADAGWSLGRRSDGGNSARFELRNAKVDLKNLREVDLFPLNGELFATRAPSFQIDGEALRVEIAWAANAKRDTAPIDFLLSYREGDKPRQATILTAGPAPAAERSLAQALLFALLGGLLLNLMPCVFPVLSIKALSLAREAHDRRALRHAGLSYGAGVLLAFGLLGGLLLLLRAGGQALGWGFQLQSPLFVFAMALLFFAIGLNFLEFFELGNSWARWAGRLQGRDSRRSAFGTGLLATLIATPCTAPFMGSALGFSLLLPSWQALLIFLALGLGMALPLLGLCYFPWWTRHLPKPGPWMQRLREFFAFPMFLTAVWLGWVLVRQAGNEAALALGAAAVGLALALWIFRWGEGRWGFRIVGALFLAASLILPAIALRSGSERRAMAESSPWLPFQENSLREAAAQGRPVFVDFTASWCITCQWNKKTVLEKTETLKLFRDHGLLLLRADWTDQDPVITRALAAQGRNSVPLYLFQNEKGEVKLLPELLSFSDLQNLFKEPPL; encoded by the coding sequence ATGAAGCGGCTCTTATTCAGCTTGGTGGCCCTTTTCCTGGTTTTCAGCTCGGCAAGAGCCGACACGGAAATCCGCGGCGACCACGTTCAAATCCGGCTGGTCCCGCTGCCGCCGCTTTCGGATCGATCGCCGGCCTTCGGCATCGAATTTCGGATCGATCCCGACTGGCACATCTATTGGCGAAATCCCGGCGATTCCGGGGCCGCCCCCAAATTCAAAGTCGAGGCGAAGGGCGGCCAGGTCCGCGGGCCGGAGTGGCCGGCGCCGGAGCGAATTCCTTACGGCACCCTGACCAACTACGGTTACAATCGCCGCGTCCTCTTTCCCTTCCAAGCCCAGCTCAATCCCGGAAGCGACGAGCTCGACTTGACGATCGGCCTCGAGTGGCTGGTCTGCAAGGTCGATTGCATCCCGGGCTTCGGAAAATTGGCGACGGTCCTGCGGCCGGATGCCGCGGTGCCGGCGCCGGCGGCCGACCCGGCCCATCCCCTGCCGCAAGCCGACGCCGGCTGGAGCTTGGGCCGCCGCTCCGACGGCGGAAATAGCGCCCGCTTCGAGCTGCGCAACGCCAAGGTCGACCTGAAAAATTTGCGCGAGGTCGATCTGTTTCCGCTCAACGGCGAGCTCTTCGCGACCCGAGCGCCGAGTTTTCAAATCGACGGCGAAGCTCTGCGGGTCGAGATCGCCTGGGCCGCCAACGCCAAGCGCGACACCGCTCCCATCGATTTCCTGCTCAGCTACCGCGAAGGCGATAAGCCGCGCCAAGCCACGATCTTGACGGCCGGCCCGGCGCCGGCCGCCGAGCGCAGCCTGGCTCAGGCCCTGCTCTTTGCCCTGCTCGGCGGCCTATTGCTCAACCTCATGCCCTGCGTTTTTCCGGTGCTTTCGATCAAGGCCTTGAGCTTGGCTCGCGAGGCCCATGACCGGCGAGCCTTGCGTCATGCCGGCTTGAGCTACGGCGCCGGAGTTTTGCTCGCCTTCGGACTGCTCGGCGGCCTCCTGCTCCTGCTCCGGGCCGGCGGCCAAGCCTTGGGCTGGGGCTTTCAACTGCAATCGCCGCTCTTCGTTTTCGCGATGGCCCTGCTCTTCTTCGCCATCGGCCTCAATTTTTTGGAATTCTTCGAGCTCGGGAACTCCTGGGCCCGCTGGGCCGGTCGGCTCCAAGGCCGGGATTCGCGGCGCTCGGCCTTCGGCACCGGCCTGCTCGCGACCCTGATCGCGACGCCTTGCACCGCTCCCTTCATGGGCAGCGCCCTCGGCTTTTCGCTATTGCTGCCGAGCTGGCAAGCCCTGCTCATCTTCCTGGCCCTGGGCTTGGGCATGGCCCTGCCGCTGCTCGGGCTTTGTTATTTCCCTTGGTGGACGCGGCATCTGCCCAAACCCGGCCCCTGGATGCAGCGGCTTCGAGAGTTTTTCGCTTTCCCGATGTTCCTGACCGCGGTCTGGCTGGGCTGGGTCTTGGTTCGCCAGGCCGGAAACGAGGCCGCCTTGGCCTTGGGCGCAGCGGCGGTCGGCCTGGCCTTGGCGCTGTGGATTTTCCGTTGGGGCGAGGGCCGCTGGGGATTTCGGATCGTCGGCGCCCTTTTCTTGGCGGCGAGCCTGATTTTGCCGGCGATCGCTCTCCGCTCGGGCAGCGAACGCCGGGCCATGGCCGAAAGCTCCCCTTGGCTGCCCTTCCAGGAGAACAGCCTCCGCGAGGCCGCGGCTCAAGGCCGGCCGGTCTTCGTCGACTTCACCGCCTCCTGGTGCATCACCTGCCAATGGAACAAAAAAACCGTATTGGAAAAAACCGAAACCTTGAAGCTCTTCCGGGACCACGGTCTCCTGCTGCTGCGGGCCGATTGGACCGACCAGGATCCGGTCATCACCCGCGCCTTGGCGGCCCAGGGCCGCAATTCGGTCCCGCTCTACCTGTTCCAAAATGAAAAAGGCGAAGTGAAACTTCTGCCCGAATTATTGTCTTTCTCGGATCTGCAAAACCTTTTCAAGGAGCCTCCATTATGA
- a CDS encoding thioredoxin family protein → MKTLLALFALLLSPSLSLAEAVVGQAAPAFQVKDAGGKDQSLQAYAGQWLVLEWYNKDCPYVKKHYGSGNMQSLQKAYTAKGVKWLTVISSAPGKQGYLEPAQALANAQAAGSSATAILIDSSGTMGQAYGAKTTPHMYVIDPKGQLVYAGAIDDNNSADPAVIPASKNYVSAALDAAMAGRPVAVASSQPYGCSVKY, encoded by the coding sequence ATGAAAACCCTGCTAGCCCTCTTCGCCCTCCTCTTGAGCCCTTCCCTCAGCCTTGCCGAGGCGGTGGTCGGTCAAGCAGCCCCGGCCTTTCAAGTCAAGGACGCCGGCGGAAAGGATCAATCTCTGCAAGCCTACGCCGGCCAGTGGCTGGTCTTGGAATGGTACAACAAGGATTGCCCTTACGTGAAAAAGCACTATGGCAGCGGCAACATGCAAAGCCTGCAGAAGGCCTACACCGCCAAAGGCGTGAAGTGGTTGACGGTGATTTCCTCGGCTCCGGGGAAGCAAGGATATTTGGAGCCGGCCCAGGCCTTGGCGAACGCCCAAGCCGCCGGCTCTTCCGCCACCGCGATCTTGATCGACTCGAGCGGGACGATGGGCCAAGCCTACGGCGCCAAGACCACTCCCCACATGTACGTCATCGATCCAAAAGGCCAGCTGGTCTATGCCGGGGCGATCGACGACAACAACTCGGCCGATCCGGCGGTGATTCCGGCCTCCAAGAATTACGTCTCGGCGGCGCTCGACGCCGCGATGGCCGGCCGGCCGGTGGCGGTCGCCAGCTCCCAGCCCTATGGCTGCAGCGTCAAATACTAG
- a CDS encoding ATP-binding protein, protein MLASVGWLPETIRKVSLPSLVFCTLFLWNGIVYLGFSRILPLGREERSRYLFFGLTSLGLAVCSFGTFWLYSSPGLAESLFWCQLQIAATLPAFITFVLFTSLSLHIHRIYFFRIVPWLSLLFAPFIFIEGMFFKNAPSVTVFSLGSHSTRVLEAEPGPVFFLYLLWVIPNLFYLAVAWIRYYRQHLEGVALPLGFSIFVLSLINDIMIVTKVYSFFYLAEFGFAVFILSMGVQLFKHYVEGMRLLDAKTREVAALNEEMQFLVGAMSHDLKAPLISIRGFADLLEEESDQEKSRNFLRRIEANADQMLGLIEDILNYIKVGWVLRDRGPVEVAKVLDEVLLQLAGSDPTLPSRLVTPERWPPLHSSAKGLRHILLNLLQNAAKFCPQGKIHLDCTRRPGGVELTVSDEGPGVAPELRDQIFAPFFRSHRGVPGSGMGLAIVKKTAERLGGKAWLDPAPRRGACFKVYLPSI, encoded by the coding sequence ATGCTGGCATCGGTGGGTTGGTTGCCCGAAACAATTCGCAAGGTCTCTTTGCCCTCGCTGGTCTTCTGCACCCTTTTCCTCTGGAACGGCATCGTCTATCTGGGCTTTTCCCGGATCTTGCCCTTGGGCCGCGAGGAGCGCTCTCGCTACCTCTTTTTCGGCCTGACCTCGCTGGGGTTGGCAGTCTGCTCCTTTGGGACCTTCTGGCTCTATTCCAGCCCGGGTTTGGCCGAATCGCTTTTTTGGTGCCAGCTCCAGATCGCCGCGACCCTGCCGGCCTTCATCACTTTCGTGCTCTTCACCTCGCTGTCGCTTCACATTCACCGGATTTATTTCTTCCGAATAGTTCCCTGGCTCAGCTTGCTCTTCGCCCCTTTTATTTTCATCGAGGGAATGTTCTTCAAAAACGCTCCGAGCGTCACCGTCTTCTCCCTGGGCTCCCATTCGACCCGAGTTTTGGAAGCGGAGCCCGGACCGGTCTTTTTTCTCTATCTGCTTTGGGTGATCCCCAACTTGTTTTACCTGGCCGTCGCCTGGATCCGCTATTACCGCCAGCATCTCGAGGGAGTGGCGCTTCCGCTGGGTTTCTCGATCTTCGTCCTTTCCTTGATCAACGACATCATGATCGTCACCAAGGTCTACTCCTTCTTTTATTTGGCCGAATTCGGCTTCGCCGTTTTCATCCTCTCGATGGGGGTTCAGCTGTTCAAGCATTATGTCGAGGGGATGCGGCTGCTCGACGCCAAAACCCGGGAGGTCGCGGCCTTGAACGAGGAGATGCAGTTCCTGGTCGGAGCCATGTCCCACGACCTCAAAGCTCCGCTGATCTCGATCCGAGGCTTCGCCGACCTGCTCGAGGAGGAGAGCGACCAGGAGAAGAGCCGGAACTTCCTCCGCCGCATCGAGGCCAATGCCGACCAGATGCTGGGCTTGATCGAGGACATCTTGAACTACATCAAGGTCGGCTGGGTGCTCCGGGATCGGGGCCCGGTCGAGGTGGCGAAGGTGCTCGACGAGGTTCTGCTGCAATTGGCCGGGAGCGATCCGACCTTGCCGAGTCGCCTGGTGACTCCGGAGCGGTGGCCGCCCCTCCATTCCTCGGCCAAGGGACTGCGCCATATCTTGCTCAACCTCTTGCAGAACGCCGCGAAGTTTTGCCCTCAGGGCAAAATTCATTTGGACTGCACGCGGCGACCGGGCGGCGTCGAGCTCACCGTCTCCGACGAGGGCCCGGGCGTGGCTCCCGAGCTCCGCGACCAAATCTTCGCCCCCTTCTTCCGCAGCCACCGCGGGGTCCCGGGCAGCGGCATGGGCCTGGCGATCGTGAAAAAAACCGCCGAGCGCTTGGGCGGCAAAGCCTGGCTCGATCCGGCGCCGCGCCGAGGCGCCTGCTTCAAGGTTTATCTGCCTAGTATTTGA
- the rimO gene encoding 30S ribosomal protein S12 methylthiotransferase RimO, with amino-acid sequence MESPAKKVCLISLGCPKNLVDAELMLGGLKADGFTFTTQPEEAEVIVVNTCGFVEDSKRESIGKLFDASRYKEEGRCQVVVATGCLSQRYGREMAQEMPEVDLFVGLGEFDRLGPMLKAKLGGSAERVQVGERLLPEEIAKLKLSDFSPARQLLPDPDLPRILATPRHYSYLKISEGCSHRCSFCVIPHIRGDLKSRPMDSIVREVRELVATGVKEFNLIAQDLNEYGKDLRDGSSLAELIGRLDAIPGDFWLRPLYMYPLEFGDRLIGALSQAEHVVRYVDMPLQHINERILRSMKRGSPGRYVRQVLDKLKKAMPDLALRSTFIVGYPGETDAEFEELYAFLREQEFDRVGVFAYSQEEDTAAATLPDQLPEELKQERLARLMELQRDISLKKHRALVGKRLKALCEGPSEESDLVFEGRLYSQAPEIDGVTYLSGDSARPGEFLEVEIVEAHDYDLVADVI; translated from the coding sequence ATGGAATCCCCGGCCAAAAAAGTCTGCCTGATCTCCCTCGGCTGCCCGAAAAACCTGGTCGATGCCGAGCTGATGCTCGGTGGCCTGAAGGCCGACGGCTTCACTTTCACCACCCAGCCCGAAGAGGCCGAGGTGATCGTGGTCAACACCTGCGGCTTCGTCGAGGATTCCAAGCGCGAGTCGATCGGAAAGCTCTTCGATGCCTCGCGCTATAAAGAGGAAGGCCGTTGCCAAGTGGTGGTGGCCACCGGCTGCTTGAGCCAGCGCTACGGCCGGGAGATGGCCCAGGAGATGCCCGAGGTCGATCTCTTCGTCGGCTTGGGCGAGTTCGACCGGCTCGGCCCGATGTTGAAGGCCAAGCTGGGCGGCTCGGCCGAGCGGGTCCAAGTCGGCGAGCGGCTCTTGCCCGAGGAGATCGCCAAGCTCAAGCTTTCCGATTTTTCGCCCGCCCGCCAGCTTTTGCCCGATCCCGATCTGCCCCGGATCTTGGCGACGCCCCGGCACTACAGCTACCTGAAAATTTCCGAAGGCTGCTCCCATCGCTGCTCCTTCTGCGTGATCCCCCACATCCGCGGCGATTTGAAGAGCCGGCCGATGGATTCGATCGTCCGCGAGGTCCGCGAATTGGTCGCGACCGGCGTCAAGGAGTTCAACCTCATTGCCCAGGATTTGAACGAATACGGCAAGGACCTGCGCGACGGCTCCAGTCTGGCCGAGCTGATCGGCCGCCTCGACGCCATCCCCGGCGACTTTTGGCTGCGGCCGCTCTACATGTATCCCTTGGAGTTCGGCGACCGGCTGATCGGGGCCTTGAGCCAGGCCGAGCACGTCGTCCGCTACGTCGACATGCCCTTGCAGCACATCAACGAGCGGATCCTGCGCTCGATGAAGCGCGGCTCGCCCGGCCGCTACGTCCGGCAGGTCCTGGACAAACTGAAGAAAGCGATGCCCGACCTGGCCCTGCGCAGCACCTTCATCGTCGGCTATCCCGGCGAGACCGACGCCGAGTTCGAGGAGCTCTATGCTTTCCTTCGCGAGCAGGAATTCGACCGGGTCGGCGTCTTTGCCTATTCGCAGGAGGAGGACACGGCGGCGGCGACGCTGCCCGATCAGCTCCCGGAAGAGCTCAAGCAGGAGCGCTTGGCCCGGTTGATGGAACTGCAGCGCGACATTTCGCTCAAGAAGCATCGGGCCTTGGTCGGCAAGCGGCTCAAAGCCCTCTGCGAAGGGCCTTCCGAGGAAAGCGATTTGGTCTTCGAGGGCCGGCTCTACAGCCAAGCGCCGGAAATCGACGGCGTGACCTATCTTTCCGGCGATTCGGCCCGGCCCGGCGAATTTCTCGAGGTCGAGATCGTCGAAGCCCACGACTACGACTTGGTCGCGGACGTGATATAG